GGGTCGCGCGCGTCCCGTGAGCACGCGGGACAGCACTGCGCCGAGCGACAGTCGCCCGGGCCCCGCGAACAGCATGTCCGGGGGCATCACATCAGGTCGACGCTCCAGCTCCACTGCGCCGGAGTGGGGTCCACGTTCCCAACCGGTCCACGAAATCGGGGCAGGCTCAGCCTATCCGTGGGGAGCCTGAACGCTCGTCAGCTCCTCTCCCAGTGTGCGGAGATGAGCGAGCAGCCCCCGTGTCTCGGTCTCGGTGGCGCGGTGGTTGACGAGGCAGGCCCTGAGCGCGGTGCGCCCTTTCAGCTTCGTGCCGGTCAGGAAGAAGACCCCGCGCCGCTCGCACTCTTCGAGGAGCCGGTCATTCAGTTGGTCCAGTGCGTCGTCGCTCAGTGAGCGCCCGTCCGCGGGGACGTACCGGAAGCACACGATGGACAGCGGGACGGGCGCCATCAGCTCGAAGTCGCGCGCCTGGTCTATCTCCGCCGCGAGCCGACGCATGAGGAGCACGTTCTCCTCGACCACCGCCTTGAGCTTGCGGCTTCCATAGATTTGGAACTGCATCCAGACCTTGAGGGCCCTGAAGCTGCGCGACAACTGGAACGTGTGGCCCATCCAATCCCACCTCTCCGCGCTGTCGCTCTTCGCGTGCAGGTAGGGCGCGGCGTAGCTGAACGAGCGCCGGAGGCTGGCCCAATCTCGCACCAGGGCGCAGCCTGCCTCGAACGGCACCTGGAGCCATTTGTGGGGGTCCAGGGCGACAGAGTCTGCCCTCTCCAGTCCCCGGAACAGGTCTCTCGTGAGGTCCACCGTGGCGGCGGCGGCCCCATAGGCACCGTCCACGTGAAACCAGAGCCCGTATCGCGAGGCCACGTCCGCCAACGCGTCGAGGTCATCCACGGCCCCGGTGTTGACGCTCCCGGCGCTGCCCACCACGCAGAAGGGCTGCATGCCCGCCTTCAGGTCCTGGAGAATCTGCTCCTCCAGCTTCGACACATCGACCCGGAAGCGGGAGTCCACCGGAATCCTCCTCAGGTACCGGCCCCCAATGCCAAGCATCTCGACGGACTTGGTGACACAGGAGTGCGTCTCCGTGGACGCATAAAGCGTCAGGGGACGCTCGAAGCGACACCCGTCCTCGCGCGCTCCCGGCGCCTGGGCATCCCTGGCGACGCGGAGGCAGTACAGATTCGCTTCACTGCCTCCACTCACCAGCACGCCTCCCGCCTCGTCGCGGTAGCCAATGAGCGCCGACAACCAGCGGATGACCACTCGCTCTATCTCGGCCGCCGACGAGGCGAGGTGCCACTTGGCAGCGTTCACGTTCAGCGCGGCGCAGAGGAGCTCGGCGAGGATTCCGACCTGGCTGCCTCCGGACATCACATAGGCGAAGAACCTGGGACTGATGTTGAGGGTGGAGTGCTCGAAGATGAACGGGACGTCTCTGGCGAGAACCTCCTCGGGCTCCCTCCCCTCGGCAGGCAGCGGCCCGGAGAATCTGTCCGCGATGTGTTGAGGCGTGCTCGCATGGGTGACCTTCCTCTCACCCAGGGTGGCGTAGAGCGAGAGCACCTGCTCGCAGGAGAGTTCCAGCAGTTGGCGAAAGCGCTGCAGATCGAGGTCAAGGTTCATGGTGCCTCCTGAAGCCGCAAAGGAGCTGCCAGGGTAGTGGCCCTCACTTGATGGATACAGATGCAGAAATCAGAATCGCATGGGATACAGTTCCGGGAGCCCATGAAGAAATACGAGCGATTGGCCTCCGAGCTTGAGCTGCAGATCTCCAGCAACCTGGTGAAACCCGGAGAGCGGCTGAGCTCCGTTCGCGAGCTGAGTCACGTCAAGAAGGTGGGGCTGAACACCGTGGTCCGCGCACTCCAGATTCTCGAGGACAAGGGCCTCATCGTGTCGAAGCCGCAGTCGGGCTTCTATGTGCTGGGCCCTCGCACGCCCTCCGGAGTCACGGCGCCCAGGATGCGCCTGTCCCTTCCCAGGGAAGTGGACGTGCCGGAGCTGGTGTCCACCGTCTTCGAGTCGGCGAAGCACCGGGAGCTCCTCCCTCTGGGCGCGGCCTGTCTCGCCGCGGAGCTCTATCCCTGTGAGTCCATCAACCGCATCACCCGCCGCGTGGTCCGGGAGCAGCCGCTCCTGGTGGGCACCTATGAGCTGCCTCCGGGGAATTTCGAGTACCGCCGGCAGATCTCACGTCGGCTGGAGCGGTTCGGCTCCTTCGTGGCTCCCACCGAGCTCGTCGCCACCAGCGGAACCATGGAGTCCCTCGGGCTGGCGCTGCGGGCGACCTGCGCTCCGGGGGACACGGTCCTCATCGAATCCCCCCAGTACTTCGGCATCCTTCAGGCGCTCCAGCAGCTCCAGCTCAAGGTCGTCGAGGTCCCCTCGCACCCCACCGAAGGAGTCGTGCTGGAGCGGGTGGAGGAGGCCCTC
This DNA window, taken from Pyxidicoccus xibeiensis, encodes the following:
- a CDS encoding pyridoxal phosphate-dependent decarboxylase family protein, whose amino-acid sequence is MNLDLDLQRFRQLLELSCEQVLSLYATLGERKVTHASTPQHIADRFSGPLPAEGREPEEVLARDVPFIFEHSTLNISPRFFAYVMSGGSQVGILAELLCAALNVNAAKWHLASSAAEIERVVIRWLSALIGYRDEAGGVLVSGGSEANLYCLRVARDAQAPGAREDGCRFERPLTLYASTETHSCVTKSVEMLGIGGRYLRRIPVDSRFRVDVSKLEEQILQDLKAGMQPFCVVGSAGSVNTGAVDDLDALADVASRYGLWFHVDGAYGAAAATVDLTRDLFRGLERADSVALDPHKWLQVPFEAGCALVRDWASLRRSFSYAAPYLHAKSDSAERWDWMGHTFQLSRSFRALKVWMQFQIYGSRKLKAVVEENVLLMRRLAAEIDQARDFELMAPVPLSIVCFRYVPADGRSLSDDALDQLNDRLLEECERRGVFFLTGTKLKGRTALRACLVNHRATETETRGLLAHLRTLGEELTSVQAPHG